One Chrysiogenia bacterium DNA window includes the following coding sequences:
- a CDS encoding TetR/AcrR family transcriptional regulator, whose amino-acid sequence MSKSSYHHGNLREALVDAALALVEEKGPAGLTLRAAARKAGVSQAAPYRHFADKETLLAAVAEKGFHNMAAFMREACVPYKDDPLRRLNELGVSYVLFSVQHPNQFRVMFGPEVADKKKHADLHKAAQQTFSLLTQGIADYTGSGQAPAEIKTGKEAALAAWAIVHGLSSLIVDGQLEPIGIKKKDIEQVVRSVLASDQILQSKFVGS is encoded by the coding sequence GTGTCGAAAAGCAGTTACCATCACGGCAATTTGCGCGAAGCCCTCGTCGACGCGGCGCTGGCGCTGGTCGAGGAAAAAGGCCCGGCGGGCCTCACGCTTCGCGCGGCCGCCCGCAAGGCGGGCGTCTCCCAGGCGGCGCCCTACCGGCACTTTGCCGACAAGGAAACCCTGCTGGCCGCCGTGGCCGAGAAGGGTTTCCACAACATGGCGGCCTTCATGCGGGAGGCCTGCGTCCCTTATAAGGACGATCCACTCCGGCGCCTCAACGAACTGGGCGTTTCCTACGTGCTTTTTTCCGTGCAGCACCCCAACCAGTTCCGCGTGATGTTCGGCCCCGAAGTGGCCGACAAGAAGAAACACGCGGACCTGCACAAGGCCGCGCAGCAGACCTTCTCCCTGCTCACCCAGGGCATCGCCGATTACACCGGCAGCGGCCAGGCACCGGCCGAGATCAAGACGGGTAAGGAAGCTGCGCTGGCCGCGTGGGCCATCGTCCACGGGCTTTCCTCGCTCATCGTGGACGGCCAGCTCGAACCCATCGGCATCAAAAAGAAAGACATCGAGCAGGTCGTGCGCTCGGTGCTCGCCTCCGACCAGATCCTGCAGTCGAAGTTCGTCGGTAGCTAG
- a CDS encoding endonuclease/exonuclease/phosphatase family protein produces MSNNKTSAPMHDEHLDSQSVSLETPASISHELTSIVPELRRIARRPALAASPLWKEQGEEIGRVTRALAHAKPASPAPTGPARFVRVASWNIERGKEADGQIAFIKDHPALSEADVLLLNEVDIGMARSGNRDVARELSEALGFEYVFGNSYLCLDPGNIRDGASGEENSLGLHGNAILSRYPILRAENVSVSITKDKFHSSEKRLGHKKALWAEVQTPLGKLPVATAHLDSGAAPFQRGAQLRDLLARLEERGVAERCVLGGDFNTTTYDLKSIPRLAWNIFKKMLRGGFPHAIHHYVHPHEIYDKPVFDALDAAGFDWKGFNALAVGTTRYEVGTFDSESKVRDYLPEIFVKILAWRLKPWNGVAPLKIDWFSGRGVRALGEAEIREESGRVSLAPQSFYKPRHEGVLLSDHDPIVVDVTF; encoded by the coding sequence GTGAGCAACAACAAGACATCTGCGCCCATGCACGACGAGCACCTCGATTCGCAGTCCGTGAGTCTGGAGACGCCCGCGTCCATTTCGCATGAGCTCACCAGCATCGTGCCGGAGCTGCGCCGCATCGCAAGGCGCCCGGCACTGGCGGCCTCTCCCCTGTGGAAAGAGCAAGGCGAAGAGATCGGCCGGGTCACCCGCGCCCTCGCCCACGCAAAGCCGGCAAGTCCCGCGCCGACCGGGCCGGCTCGCTTCGTGCGCGTCGCGTCCTGGAACATCGAGCGCGGCAAGGAGGCCGATGGGCAGATCGCCTTCATCAAGGATCACCCTGCTCTTTCCGAGGCGGACGTCCTGCTCCTCAACGAAGTGGACATCGGCATGGCGCGCTCAGGCAACCGCGACGTTGCGCGCGAGCTCTCCGAGGCGCTGGGATTCGAATACGTCTTCGGCAATTCCTATCTGTGCCTCGACCCGGGCAACATCCGCGATGGTGCTTCGGGAGAAGAAAACTCGCTGGGCCTGCATGGCAACGCAATTCTCTCTCGCTACCCGATCCTGCGCGCGGAGAATGTGAGTGTCTCCATTACCAAGGACAAGTTCCACAGCTCCGAGAAACGGCTGGGCCACAAGAAGGCGCTGTGGGCCGAAGTGCAGACACCGCTTGGGAAACTGCCGGTTGCCACCGCGCACCTGGACTCGGGCGCGGCGCCCTTCCAGCGCGGCGCCCAGCTTCGCGACCTTCTTGCCAGACTTGAGGAACGCGGCGTGGCCGAGCGCTGCGTGCTGGGCGGCGACTTCAACACGACGACCTATGATCTCAAAAGCATCCCGCGGCTGGCATGGAACATCTTCAAGAAGATGCTGCGCGGGGGCTTCCCCCACGCGATCCACCACTACGTCCATCCCCATGAGATCTATGACAAGCCGGTCTTCGACGCGCTCGACGCCGCGGGTTTCGACTGGAAGGGCTTCAACGCGCTGGCGGTCGGCACGACGCGCTACGAGGTGGGCACTTTCGATTCCGAGAGCAAGGTGCGCGACTATCTTCCCGAGATCTTCGTCAAGATTCTCGCCTGGCGTTTAAAGCCCTGGAACGGCGTGGCGCCGCTCAAGATCGACTGGTTTTCGGGACGGGGCGTGCGCGCGCTGGGTGAGGCAGAGATTCGCGAGGAGAGCGGCCGCGTGAGCCTCGCGCCCCAGAGTTTCTACAAGCCCCGCCACGAGGGCGTCCTGCTCTCCGATCACGATCCGATTGTGGTGGACGTAACTTTCTAG